A stretch of the Fusobacterium varium genome encodes the following:
- a CDS encoding putative sensor histidine kinase yields MKNIQRHFILVIMVVVCIVLWNQIVFMKYGTTLPTYLKYSSPITEKERDYLKFHSPIRLGSDITAPPISYYDNTAGEYAGLIVDYVNFLSIETATPITINMYTFYNLVEALREQKIDVCDMFPSESRAKEFDFSIPIYRLKTVVISPKDESNILDLMELSGKKVAIPKGDLAAEYINNFLKEERKPMVQFVPVNDTKTVLELLQQGSVDAAIGDEVVISTYWKEYNVYETQKYNVILLYEKDVVLAVNKDSDLLLSILNKGILQMKKNHIVPKVQQKWFGISESIRGEKRELESFINIAIVLLICLIGLYIWNYFLKRRVLEKTKEIEENKKNISMILNNLDIALFIINEACVVIECNRASLTLLSQSRKDVVEKSLFEFSFLSELLEISKYPQWKEDLSLKFRNTIKNRCYEVKLSPYISREEKLRILSIEDITEKLIIERKLHQENKMITIGQISAGLAHEIRNPLGTIRNGIYLIKMKVSNKSQEKAISMMENSIQRVNNLIEHLLRFSRTASDKCTQENIETIVSNIMTLMETKLKAKKIKYHVNLEGNPMVTLNTEAVNIILINLIENAIDAFSITKDDNLIQISISSAEDSLHFLIEDNGVGISEEGLPYIFDPFYTTKGEGHGTGLGLYLVYNEVKKYNGDISVESQYGIGTKFFISIHF; encoded by the coding sequence ATGAAAAATATTCAAAGACATTTTATTCTTGTAATTATGGTAGTGGTATGTATTGTTTTATGGAATCAAATTGTATTTATGAAATATGGGACAACTCTCCCAACATATTTGAAATATTCATCACCTATTACAGAAAAAGAAAGAGATTATTTGAAATTTCATAGCCCAATTAGATTGGGAAGTGATATTACTGCTCCTCCAATTTCCTATTATGATAATACTGCTGGTGAGTATGCTGGATTGATTGTTGATTATGTAAACTTTTTATCAATTGAAACAGCAACACCTATTACTATAAACATGTATACTTTTTATAATTTAGTGGAAGCTCTGAGAGAACAGAAGATTGATGTATGTGACATGTTTCCCAGTGAAAGCAGAGCAAAGGAATTTGATTTTTCTATCCCAATATATCGATTAAAAACTGTTGTTATTTCTCCAAAAGACGAGAGTAACATATTAGATCTTATGGAGTTGTCAGGAAAAAAGGTAGCAATTCCAAAAGGAGATTTAGCAGCAGAATATATCAATAATTTTTTAAAAGAAGAAAGAAAACCAATGGTTCAATTTGTTCCAGTAAATGATACAAAAACAGTTTTGGAACTTTTGCAGCAAGGGAGTGTTGATGCTGCAATTGGAGATGAAGTTGTAATTTCTACCTATTGGAAAGAATATAATGTTTATGAAACTCAGAAATATAATGTGATTCTTTTATATGAAAAGGATGTAGTATTGGCAGTGAATAAAGATTCTGATTTACTGCTGTCCATACTTAATAAGGGTATTTTACAGATGAAAAAAAATCATATAGTGCCAAAGGTTCAGCAGAAATGGTTTGGAATTTCTGAATCTATAAGAGGAGAAAAGAGGGAACTGGAATCATTTATTAATATTGCAATTGTTTTGCTTATATGTTTAATTGGTCTTTATATTTGGAATTATTTTCTGAAAAGAAGAGTGTTGGAGAAAACAAAAGAAATTGAAGAAAATAAGAAAAATATCAGTATGATATTGAATAATCTGGATATAGCTCTGTTTATTATCAATGAAGCCTGTGTAGTGATAGAATGTAATCGTGCTTCTTTGACTTTGCTTTCTCAGAGCAGGAAGGATGTAGTGGAAAAAAGTCTTTTTGAATTTTCCTTTTTATCTGAATTATTGGAAATATCAAAATATCCCCAATGGAAAGAAGATCTTAGTCTTAAATTTAGAAATACAATAAAAAACAGATGTTATGAAGTTAAACTTTCTCCTTATATTTCAAGAGAAGAAAAACTTAGAATTTTAAGTATAGAAGATATAACAGAAAAACTTATTATAGAGAGAAAACTTCATCAAGAAAATAAAATGATAACTATAGGACAGATATCAGCTGGTTTGGCACATGAAATTAGAAATCCTCTTGGAACAATAAGGAATGGAATTTATCTTATTAAAATGAAAGTATCTAATAAATCACAAGAAAAAGCTATCAGTATGATGGAAAATTCAATTCAAAGAGTTAATAATCTGATTGAACATTTACTTAGATTTTCAAGAACAGCATCTGATAAATGTACTCAAGAGAACATTGAAACAATAGTAAGTAATATAATGACTTTAATGGAAACAAAATTAAAAGCTAAAAAAATTAAGTATCATGTCAACTTAGAGGGAAATCCTATGGTAACTTTAAATACAGAAGCTGTTAATATTATTTTGATTAACCTTATTGAAAATGCAATTGATGCTTTTTCAATTACCAAAGATGATAATTTGATACAAATCTCTATTTCTTCTGCAGAGGATTCTCTTCATTTTTTAATTGAAGATAATGGAGTGGGAATATCAGAGGAGGGACTTCCTTATATTTTTGATCCTTTTTATACAACAAAAGGAGAAGGACATGGTACAGGGCTTGGGCTATATCTTGTATATAATGAAGTTAAAAAATATAATGGAGATATCTCTGTTGAAAGTCAATATGGGATAGGTACAAAGTTTTTTATTTCTATTCATTTTTAA
- a CDS encoding putative transcriptional regulator yields the protein MLADYKILIVDDEADYREMFSLILEEKGYCIYMASCIAEAREIIKNHKIDMVVTDLIMKNETGIELLNWIKDYDTEVGVIIVTAYGTVETAVQAIQNGAYNYFIKSNDPGTLLLDIERFLQLKQLKLENSLLKNQNKEISLLESNNTDMQNILDICKKVARSNISVLILGESGVGKEVIARYIHEKSERNIFPFVPVNCQEYSEGVLESELFGHEKGSFTGAIKQKIGKFEEASHGTLFLDEIADVSMNTQVKLLRVLEDKKIERVGGSKKMDVNIRLISATNKNIYEAIKSGILREDFLYRINGIVIHVPPLRERPEDIESFIHFFVKKFEMELKKKIEYIDEETMNFLKNYHYPGNIRELKNIIERLIVLAEGSVIHFKNAKRYLQHTEEDGSLQSYENLRDARNQFEMEFIRSKIRECKGNLSKAAAALDISKRQLNNKILEYNLREWIQSLKE from the coding sequence ATGCTTGCAGATTATAAAATTTTAATTGTAGATGATGAAGCAGATTATAGAGAGATGTTTTCCCTAATATTAGAGGAGAAGGGGTATTGTATTTATATGGCTTCCTGTATTGCAGAAGCAAGAGAAATCATCAAGAACCATAAAATTGATATGGTAGTAACAGATTTGATTATGAAAAATGAAACAGGAATAGAGCTTCTTAACTGGATAAAAGATTATGATACTGAGGTAGGAGTTATTATTGTTACTGCATACGGAACAGTTGAAACAGCAGTTCAGGCAATTCAGAATGGAGCATATAATTATTTTATCAAAAGCAATGATCCTGGAACTTTACTTCTGGATATTGAGAGGTTTTTACAGTTAAAGCAGCTTAAATTAGAAAATAGTTTACTAAAAAATCAAAATAAGGAAATATCCTTGCTTGAATCAAATAATACTGATATGCAAAACATATTAGATATATGTAAAAAAGTTGCCAGAAGTAATATATCTGTTTTAATTCTTGGGGAGTCTGGGGTCGGAAAAGAAGTAATAGCTAGATATATACATGAAAAAAGTGAAAGAAATATTTTTCCATTTGTTCCTGTCAATTGTCAGGAATATTCAGAAGGAGTTCTTGAATCAGAATTGTTTGGACATGAAAAAGGTTCTTTTACAGGAGCAATTAAACAAAAAATAGGAAAATTTGAAGAGGCCAGCCATGGAACATTGTTTCTTGATGAAATTGCAGATGTTTCAATGAATACACAGGTAAAGCTCTTAAGAGTACTGGAAGATAAAAAAATAGAGCGTGTTGGTGGAAGTAAAAAAATGGATGTCAATATCAGATTGATTTCAGCAACCAACAAAAATATTTATGAAGCTATTAAGAGTGGAATTCTTCGAGAAGATTTTTTATACAGAATTAATGGAATTGTTATCCATGTTCCTCCTCTTCGGGAGAGACCAGAAGATATTGAAAGTTTTATTCATTTTTTTGTTAAAAAATTTGAAATGGAGTTGAAGAAAAAAATAGAATATATAGATGAAGAAACTATGAATTTTTTAAAAAATTATCATTATCCAGGGAATATCAGAGAATTAAAAAATATAATTGAACGTTTGATAGTTTTAGCAGAAGGTTCTGTTATACATTTTAAGAATGCAAAAAGATATCTGCAGCACACAGAAGAAGATGGAAGTCTACAGTCTTATGAAAATTTGCGAGATGCAAGAAACCAATTTGAAATGGAATTTATACGTTCTAAAATCAGAGAGTGCAAAGGAAATTTATCTAAGGCTGCAGCTGCCTTGGATATCAGCAAACGTCAGTTAAATAATAAAATTTTAGAATATAATCTTAGAGAATGGATTCAATCTCTTAAAGAGTGA
- a CDS encoding sodium:proton antiporter — translation MRIARKPKIWEALVPIIGMAVIIVYSMLVLKVDPHIPIVISTILAGAMALKVGCSWLEIRSGMIESVYRAVEALIIVMIVGMLIGSWVLAGSVPAMIFYGLELISPKFFLPTGCILCAIVSVATGSAWTSGGTIGVALMGIGTGLGINPALTAGMVISGAYFGDKISPLSDSTNVAAATAETDLYLHVRSMMYTTVPSFLIALLLYLIIGLRYDTSSINLENIKLIKDALSTTFVISPWLLIPPIVVLITAVKKVPAIPSLLLATTVGSILAMIFQKASLVDVLDVLQNGYVGETNVEIVNKLLTRGGVNGMLWTISLIIFALCFGGILEKAKFTEVILEKVIKYIHSVGSLVATTIVTGILCDFVLTDQYLANIIPGRMYYKVYDDMGLERYYLSRTLEDGGSLWSPMFPWNGCGAYQSATLGVSTFAYFPYAFLSLINPIVSIIMAYLGIAVFRKKLQEQDAQVIEVENLNELDAIRNKME, via the coding sequence ATGAGGATAGCAAGAAAACCTAAAATTTGGGAGGCTTTAGTTCCTATTATAGGAATGGCAGTAATTATTGTTTATTCTATGCTTGTATTAAAAGTAGATCCACATATTCCTATTGTAATTTCAACTATTCTTGCAGGAGCTATGGCATTGAAAGTAGGATGCAGCTGGCTTGAAATAAGAAGTGGAATGATTGAAAGTGTTTATAGAGCTGTAGAAGCTTTGATTATTGTTATGATTGTGGGAATGTTGATTGGTTCATGGGTTTTAGCGGGTTCTGTTCCAGCAATGATTTTTTATGGATTGGAATTGATTTCTCCAAAGTTTTTTCTGCCTACAGGGTGCATTTTATGTGCAATTGTATCTGTTGCAACTGGAAGTGCGTGGACTTCTGGAGGAACAATAGGAGTTGCTCTTATGGGAATTGGAACAGGTCTTGGGATTAATCCTGCACTTACAGCAGGAATGGTTATTTCAGGAGCATATTTTGGCGACAAAATCTCTCCTTTATCAGACAGTACCAATGTTGCTGCTGCTACTGCAGAAACTGATTTATATTTACATGTAAGATCAATGATGTATACAACTGTTCCAAGTTTTTTAATAGCACTTTTGCTGTATCTGATTATAGGATTAAGATATGATACTTCGTCAATAAATTTAGAGAATATAAAATTGATAAAAGATGCACTTTCTACAACTTTTGTTATTAGTCCATGGTTATTGATACCTCCAATAGTGGTATTGATAACTGCTGTAAAAAAAGTTCCAGCTATTCCTTCACTGCTGCTTGCAACAACAGTTGGAAGCATACTTGCTATGATTTTTCAAAAGGCGAGCCTTGTGGATGTTTTAGATGTTCTGCAAAATGGATATGTAGGGGAAACTAATGTAGAGATTGTAAATAAGCTGCTTACTAGGGGTGGAGTCAATGGAATGTTATGGACAATTTCTCTTATAATTTTTGCTCTATGTTTTGGAGGTATTCTGGAAAAGGCAAAATTTACTGAAGTAATTCTGGAAAAAGTAATAAAATATATTCATTCAGTTGGAAGCCTTGTAGCTACAACTATTGTGACTGGAATTTTGTGTGATTTTGTTCTCACAGATCAATATTTAGCAAATATTATTCCGGGAAGAATGTATTATAAAGTTTATGATGATATGGGGTTGGAAAGATATTATCTTTCTAGAACATTGGAAGACGGAGGTTCACTTTGGTCTCCTATGTTTCCATGGAATGGTTGTGGAGCATATCAATCTGCTACTTTAGGTGTTTCTACTTTCGCTTATTTTCCTTATGCATTTTTAAGTTTGATAAATCCAATTGTATCTATTATTATGGCTTACTTAGGAATAGCAGTCTTCAGAAAGAAACTTCAAGAACAGGATGCTCAAGTTATTGAGGTAGAAAATTTAAATGAACTAGACGCAATCAGAAATAAAATGGAATAA